In Mytilus trossulus isolate FHL-02 chromosome 10, PNRI_Mtr1.1.1.hap1, whole genome shotgun sequence, the DNA window ttttgttattaaattacCTTGTGATCACTGATAATAAACATTCTTACAACACAAATTTAATATGTACAGTAAGAGACCATCTCAAAGTTGTGGCttttttctaattaaatatatttttatttggtttgTCACTTTTACCAACAAATATGAAGTtctatgagaagaacataatcTTAAACACTAAATGGCCAGTGTATATTGGTGGtataaacaacaaatgaaattatattttttccaaaaaatgcCACACTTTGAGATAGTCTACCATAAAAACAGTTCAGTGACAGATATTTGACATGTAAATAGTCCTTAGAATCAAAGGTACAATTCGATGAGAGaattcaaaagtaaataaatttaaaagaagacAAGAAAACAATACTTTAATTTAGTAAGATGCTACAAATGAAGTGAAGAAATTaagtttgaataattttagagaaaaaaacaaaactatttagaggtattttttcagaaaatagaCATGCCAGTACATTAAATTTGGAAAGTTTGAGgcaaatttttttatcatgctATGCATGAAGGTAACGTTAGATtctgaaaaattgtaaaactgtccataaattcaataaaagtaCTTTTCTTTCCATCCAATTCCAAATACAATATTTCTAGAGAAGCTCTGACAGTTCACATAaaagaattttaatttttattcagcaatgaaattttaaatgaattttggtAATGGCAATAGAGCCAATACTGATAAATAAACCAAGTAGTCCCAGATGGCAGATACTATGAAATGATTCTAAGGACCTGTTCCTGTGCATTGTCAAACTAAAAAGGTGTTCACtcaaaatgtaatttattgAAGTGCAAGTTAAAGATTGAACTAAAATAGTGTTAAACAATACTTctgtgcatttaaaaaaatataattttctgcatttacacaattttcaaaaagttaaaaaaaaaatctaaaatgaaaaatttgtcaATAAGGGGAGATAAGTCATTTTCAGTATAAGAGTGAAAAACACACTAGAAGGGAGCGTGCACGTTTGTGGTTGTTCAATAAAATGGATCTAATCTGAAACAAACCTATAAACTAGTTTAGTGTGTGAAGACAGTCCACTCCTTAAGGGAGCCAATCAGATTGAAAAGGGAGGTAATTTGATTGAGAATCACTGACTGTTGTATAATATTTGACATTCCAACTACTAATAATGCTTTTTAAGctttaacaacaaaaacagcaaacagCTGAGATATGATATTGTTAGATGCCATTAAACAATTCTGCTATCTTCTTccacaatagaaaaataataatttaaacttgaagaaaaagcatttgatgaaaagaaaagaaaagaaaaagcaaaatgaaaatattattctaTCAAATTAAGCAGTAAACATTTacagaacaaaaaacaaagatgTAATTGAAAAGTTAAAGTTATAAAGATACAACGTATAAGGaaactttaataaattattgtctaataattaaaaataattaaaaaaagaagtacatgtaataaaaaaaggcttataaatgtatttataattcttacactaaaattgttttcttattttatttaatagcctttttacaaattttaaagttgcTGATAATTTGCTGGGAAGATGAAAGAAGATGAGCAGACGTTAGTTACTATGACAACATAGAATATATTGTGTTTGTTGTCACAGGGAGCTATGTTCTACAGTGCAGCTTCACTACTACGACTGGTACCTGAACTTGTTCAAAAGGAACCTCAAATGAGAAAGACTCATTATAGTACGGATTCAACGTGAACTTCTTTATCGtggttttcttctttttcatacgTTTCCCGCCTAgcatcaaactaagtttaacaTATGGATCTGACAagaaaaacaagacaaaaaataacaatataaatagaaaaataaacaaacatgctTGTATAACACCAATATCTTGCCAttttgtgcaatggcaagaaaacATTAAAACCTGGGAGGCAAATACGAAATAATTAGAAGATCAAAAGGTCACAAGGTGTGAATGTACCTGTATCTGTTCAAATGGAACCTCGAAAGTGAATGACTCATTGAAGTAGGGATTCAAGGTACATTTCTTTATAgtcgttttctttttctttagaCGCTTGTTTCCCTGATACAAAGCAATTTTCACATACGGATCTggtaaacaaaatgaaacaagaTTAGTTTACGTGGTACATCATGAGTCATGCCATTtccacaaaatataaaaagatgacaACTACtgtgttttcaaaattaatattacataaaaaaaaaccctgtATTTCAGACTTAATTCATGCTAAATCcatctatttcaaaaaatatattaaaaggcatgcatattgatataaaagaaatttaagatTCTTTAAAGTGTTGACTTTCATTTCTGTGTTATTCTTGTTAATTACTGAAGACTTAACTATGATATAACTAtggttaaattaaaaatattagttgtattgtgaatattttgtgaaaagatcttcatttaaattttcaatctcttttttaaaagtaatattttaacatattggttaaaaattttgatgtttttcatttGCTATTTTGAACATTTCCTGCCGTCACCAGGTAGAGGAATTGCATAGATATAAGGCATGTGACTTCTGCCAGCATCTTTCAGAAGAATACAAAATTTCCTTcctaattttcttcattttttctattttaatattattaacagaattttatattgtcaaaaaatgATAAATCCTTCATAAAAACCTGGCTTGAAACCTAAATATTAAGTTCTAAATCAACTGTATATTGTAACTGTCAATTTTAGAAAAGCAGCTTATTACTGCCTTAATCTTTCACAATTTCTGTAGCTgtataaacattacaacatgATCAAGTAACATTACAATCTGAAATCTGCAAAGTGATAAGAAAAATGTCCATACAATAACTTTTTCCAAAAACTACTAGTAATcataattaaacaaattttacataaatatattattttaatgttcaaaGTCTGAAGCACAATTAAAGTAAATAACTTATTCAGAAATGAGTTATATTTGTATCATTTATCTTTAGAAAacctttttttcaatgaaaagacaataacaatatttataacatttgttaaatttttgaaaaggaAAGTTACAAAACAAGATTCATATGAAATCCATATAGCAGAATACAGTTACTATGGTTACCTGATAAACCACCAACATCCATCTTTTTAAGGTTTTTGGCTTCAAGTATAACTACAGTTAGTTTCCCTGCTGTGGGTACATATCTGAGGGAAAAACATATGTCACCCAATTTATTTTCCTGCAAAAGAAATGATTACAATTTAGATCATAGATTGATAGAGTTAATGGTGTTTATGTATAAATTTTCAGCACTTTTAGTTATTTCCTGATTGGAATTGAACAAAACTGTGTTGATGTGCTAGTGATACAGCAGACGAACTacttcatttggtctctggtggagagttgtctccctgGCTATTTTACTTTCTCCATACAAGCTAAGGCTCATGTCTTACAATTATgacaattcatttgaaaatttatgaaacaatttttaaagaacaatttaaatttaaaaattttaaatgtatatatctgaaATACAAGTACATGGACCTTTAGTTAATTCcattttttataatgttgatgtacatgtatattcaacataaaaaaacaacattgatgAAAATGTTGCTATTTTCAGGACAGATATCAAACAtccattatataaaataatagcTATAGAGTATTGTTACTGTGTATAAGGGATAGCCAGGAGTGCTCCTAATCAGGAGTAATAACACAGTAGTGGTACCAACTGTAATCCCTAGAAGTAATGCAATATAACGATTAAGTCTAATTTAGCTGTAATTGAGATTGATTTTTGTCCTCTGTTTTATAACACTGACGTCATCAATATCCAATATTCAGATTAAATATTCAATGGATATATTTATAGCTCAGCTAGGTGTTTGGAAATCTATGGTGCTGTTTGGAAGTGACATATGAAAACTTAAGGTTAATTAGTTATCGTTAGaattatctataaatagaacaatAGCCGGTAGTTCATGACAAGTGTCACTCTGTGATGGATTATGTTATATTAAGAAAAGCTACCTGAAAAACAATAGTAGTTAAATGGGTGACCTCTTTTTTTTCTTGGAAATCCTATCAGAGGACATTGTCCtagaaaagttttatttaacaCTAAGGTGAATTAAAAATTGAGATAACTGGCTGAAAATCTACAAAGCTGTACTAATCTTTACCCAGCTCAAGTTTTTCTGATACTGTTTCACATTTCACAGCGATATAATACTGTTACTTTTATTATTCATCccttattttattaattttgtatttacattgtatcaaagatcaaatttattcgttaaGTGTATGTTCACTAGtcttaatatgtcttttgataaATTGAAGCCAtctcaattgatattttatagtgcatctttctatgttgtgatgttacactattgtttcagataagggtgaaggtttggtaccattaaaacataaccactgcaattgtttgcacttGTCCTaattaagtcaggaatctgatgttcagtagttgtcgtttggtTCATAAGTGCTTCTCATTTCTTGTTTTCTGTATAGATTAGAaggttggttttcctgtttgaatggtttcacatCAGTAATTATTAGGGCTCTATaacttgctgttcagtgtgagccaagactctgtgttgaagaccgtactttgacttataatggattacttttataaattgtgacttgaatggacagttgtctcattggcactcataccacattttcttatatctatctaGAATGGGAACCATAATTTTTTAGACTAAAAAGAGctagttttttgttaaataaaaaaaaaaaaacccacaaaaatcgatttttttcatttaaaactttgtatctttaaaatatgtttcaaaagtcaataaagtTCTTGAATCATGCATTACTAGATCATACCTGCctacttttcaaaatgcccatgggggtttcgCGTGCAAGATGGGTGCCATAGTCctaaaaaccttcaaggggggcttcaaacacattttaatgttgttttttggcttcttcatactttaaTAAGCCTAcagtcattgtaaaattaattgttttgtttaaaattgtggacaaaattgctctttcaaaatttcaaattgggAGCCTCCATGGAAATCCCCAGcgaatagtgacagttggcaggtatgctaGATTTTTTCTTACCTTTTCAGAATCATTATCTGGACTAGCTACATCTCTCCATTCCTCTATCACTTGACAAAGGTCAACAGAGTTCAGAGGGACTTGTACTTGTCCTATTTGATCGTGTTTAGAAAATCTGTCGAAATCATAAATAGCAAACACCAGCGTCTTAGATCCTGTCTCAGCATAAGGTACattctaaaaaaatacaatcataaaattgagaatgaaaaataatttgagaattgaaataaattggATAAAGAAAattggaaatgtgtcaaagagacaccaaCCAACCTTATGAAAGAGCAGAAAAAAGCTAAAGGACACCAAAGTGACCAAACATATTTTGACCAAATTCCAGCTATTATAAATACACATTTATGATGATGCAACAACATAGACAACATCTTGTAAACACCCATTCTCTTCAGAGGAGAGAAATAATCAGATGTATTTTTCCTGcaaaatacttatataaattcagaaattattgcatgcatctattattgcaattttgtcattttagactgaaatgcgatttttatttaaaatttatgattttgataaaaatcctgtttcatttatttaaaacatttcaaaatgcgagtttgaattattgtgtttacaattctgtcgcatttttcgcaataataaaaacctcgcattaatttctgattttacagTAGTTTTTGTTTCActcattgaaatatatttttttttggtttataggGAAATATGGTATTTCAATgtgatcaatatatataataacataattacacatttacAGACTAATTTGGCGTTCCACTTGACGCCCATCAGATTGGTTCCTAATAAAACATGGTACATAGTAAAAGTGCAATTACTCATGTACTTTAGTTAAATGTTATTATGTAGAAATTGACATCATGGTGTTAAACACTTGTCAATCATTAGGCAACTtacataaattatatgtaaattgATCTGTTTCATTCTTTTTTAGAATGCATTTATCGTGAAAAACAATTCCAGCTTTAGAAAATGAGTCTGTGTGTGTGTCTGTAATGATTTCGTTTCTAAATGTGAAAGCAATTGAACATCAACGTAGGTGTTTATTCATcaatataatttacaaaataaaataaataaataaaaagatgtgtcactgcagactcatcagtgatactcaaatcaaaaaattattaaaaaggcCTATTAAAGCAaaaagctgaagagcattgaggacccaaaactCAGACTCCTACTCCCAGTGTGACATACTAGTGTTTATCTACTGTTTTACAAATTCTTCAAAAGTAATTTTACTACATTACACCAAGGGCTTGCAAGCATGCAGTTAACATTCCTGTTGTGTAATCTACATAGTCTTTTAACAGgcaaaaacaattgtaaaaccTAAATCAATAATGTTGTAAATTAAGCTGAAATAGTGTTGGGAAAACTATAGacttaaataatttgataatattCTAACATGTTCATGTgcttaaaatatttctataaaaacttttttcatctgacatttgcacatttgaaaataaaacttcctGCATCAGTTTTAACTATAATGTAACCAGCTGATATTTCCCATTCTAAATGATAGAGAACTGTGACCTTCAAATGTGACCTTTATGTAACATATTTACATCAAGCTGGTGCCTTAAGTCTGATTTAATTGGCTATTTTTCTTACATTATTTGTATGATGTTACTATTATTTGTTCTAACATTagatatttgtgtttttaattataCACATGGGAGAAGTTACCTCCCCCTTACTATCCTAAATCAACAGTTATCTCCCATTGGGAACAAACTTATTGTACTGGAATACaattccttttattcatataaatggaaaattaaaattcaatgaTCTATGCAAAAGCgtgaatattaaatttaaaattctgtttgtttaacaaaaatagTCAGTAAATAATGAATTGCCTTGAAtacattaatatataattaaggTGACAAGTCTATCATGTTCAGCATACACAAATCTCTTGTTTCTATTTAATCCAGTATGTGATTCTGTTACATGCTTTCAAATCTAATGAATTAATCTTGCATTTTGGATTAAAATATTAAGGATTAGAAATACTTGCATGCATCAATTTctaattttctatattgtgtttatatatatatactgttacTTGTATTTGTCTGTTGgcaaatatttaaactttttgacatggaattgtcagttttttcAACTAAGTAGTTTGAATATCACTTTGCCTTGgatatctttttcatttctCCTTAAATAAGAAACACAGCAAGGAAATAGTATCtaatattctttcttttttctagatgaatttttttcatttatcaagTAGAAATACTTTCAATACCTTGAATATAAACGTTTCATTGAAGACAGGATTAAGTGTTTTTCTGTGGACTTTCGTCtcaaatttcttctttttgtcAGGAAGCAGGTAGACTTTAACATAAGGATCTGATGTCCCAGACATGTCCATTCCAGGCAGATCAGCCGCTTGTATCACACCAACACTCaactgaaaatattaaaattatattaaatattgaaaaaaaatgatcttATGTCCCAAAAAGTAATAGAAATATTCAATATACTGGTCAGTGTGACTAAATTGTCCTTGGTAGTTACATCAATTAGGAAATTCACATTAACACTGAACTTTTTAATGatccatacctgccaacttttcaaaatgcccatgatGGTTTTAAGTGAAAGATGGTTTTTGTAGTCCTACAAAATCtccaagggggccttcaaatatattctaatgtgttttttttggcttcttcatgctttaacaagctcatagccattgttaaatttttttctttaaaatagtggacaaaattgctctaacaaaatttccatttgggagcctccatgggggaaagCCCCTGCAATTAGTGAGAGTTGGCGGGTATGATGATCAAAGGTCATACTTGAATTTAGGTGAACAAAGACTTTAGAGCTATCTAGCTTTTAAGGAATTCATATTCCTACATTCAGTCAGAATAATTTATCTGGAGTGGGCTGACACCAATTTTCCTCGTATGTTAAGTATGGTACATGTTCATATCATAATCAGTATTCTCCCCAAGATTTTTGGATATTACTATACATGGTATAAATGGTATAAAGCCCTGCAACAAATTAGAGATAGATCATGAACAAATTAGTCTTCATTGCATAAGCAAGAAAGTAATGATTTCCATCTAACAAAGtcttcaatatttaatgaaacattTACTGTATCCTCTATTCCTAGAACAGAAACCATGGACTAGAGAGAACACTGTAGCAATGACATATTTGAGGTCAGAATAATGGTTATTAAATTTACTCATAAATATTGTCTCCTCAA includes these proteins:
- the LOC134686744 gene encoding synaptotagmin-1-like isoform X3, with product MSTILGQEVPIWALILIGAGVLLVLSCCCYCICKRCICRKKKKKEGKKGLKGAVDLRNVALLGNSYKEKVQPDVADLTQNMEDNEDAESTKSEVKLGKLQFQLDYDFQKGELSVGVIQAADLPGMDMSGTSDPYVKVYLLPDKKKKFETKVHRKTLNPVFNETFIFKNVPYAETGSKTLVFAIYDFDRFSKHDQIGQVQVPLNSVDLCQVIEEWRDVASPDNDSEKENKLGDICFSLRYVPTAGKLTVVILEAKNLKKMDVGGLSDPYVKIALYQGNKRLKKKKTTIKKCTLNPYFNESFTFEVPFEQIQKVSLIVTVVDYDRIGTSEPIGRVNLGCNSSGTELRHWSDMLANPRRPIAQWHTLQEVPEKN
- the LOC134686744 gene encoding synaptotagmin-1-like isoform X4 — translated: MFMVKQQLPIWALILIGAGVLLVLSCCCYCICKRCICRKKKKKEGKKGLKGAVDLRNVALLGNSYKEKVQPDVADLTQNMEDNEDAESTKSEVKLGKLQFQLDYDFQKGELSVGVIQAADLPGMDMSGTSDPYVKVYLLPDKKKKFETKVHRKTLNPVFNETFIFKNVPYAETGSKTLVFAIYDFDRFSKHDQIGQVQVPLNSVDLCQVIEEWRDVASPDNDSEKENKLGDICFSLRYVPTAGKLTVVILEAKNLKKMDVGGLSDPYVKIALYQGNKRLKKKKTTIKKCTLNPYFNESFTFEVPFEQIQKVSLIVTVVDYDRIGTSEPIGRVNLGCNSSGTELRHWSDMLANPRRPIAQWHTLQEVPEKN